A part of Haloarchaeobius sp. HME9146 genomic DNA contains:
- a CDS encoding PaaI family thioesterase, whose protein sequence is MDVLERFNERYPFGEHLGVEITHVEEGYVEGKIELEDHHSLSDTTRLAHGGVAFGLADSLSAAALASVEGNPGPTLDVRIDYMRPATGDIYGQAEVVRYGSDTGVVEVELLDEDDRRLGTTRGVYKTNLVEEQNPFVG, encoded by the coding sequence ATGGACGTTCTCGAACGATTCAACGAGCGGTACCCGTTCGGCGAGCACCTCGGCGTCGAGATAACCCACGTCGAGGAGGGCTACGTCGAGGGCAAGATCGAACTCGAAGACCACCACTCGCTCTCGGACACGACACGCCTCGCTCACGGCGGCGTCGCGTTCGGGCTGGCGGACTCGCTGTCGGCGGCTGCGTTGGCGTCGGTCGAGGGCAACCCCGGCCCGACGCTCGACGTGCGCATCGACTACATGCGGCCCGCGACCGGCGACATCTACGGGCAGGCCGAGGTCGTCCGGTACGGCAGCGACACCGGCGTCGTCGAGGTGGAACTGCTCGACGAGGACGACCGGCGACTCGGGACGACCCGCGGGGTCTACAAGACGAATCTGGTCGAAGAACAGAACCCCTTCGTGGGGTAG
- a CDS encoding iron-sulfur cluster assembly protein codes for MVAQPDSTDGSVDPAAVEARLDRVDDPELDRSIVDLEYVERVTIEDGHVTVAFVLPTAWCSPAFAWMMATGIRDEVGDLDSVAGVTVSLLDHMHDEEITTGVNERRSFEETFPDAESGVAAVRRKLDEKARLARQHRAVEAFRDAGLQPAQIVDLTLGDLDFSVADEHVAVTVQDGALTVTAPREPVEDYLEKAGTIGLVTDPDDRCFRDPDGDPIAVDEFDLVQHRMRAAAVNVRGQGTVCEGLHESRNRARADD; via the coding sequence ATGGTCGCACAGCCTGACTCGACGGACGGGTCGGTCGACCCGGCCGCCGTCGAGGCCCGACTGGACCGCGTCGACGACCCCGAACTCGACCGCTCCATCGTCGACCTGGAGTACGTCGAGCGCGTGACCATCGAGGACGGCCACGTCACCGTCGCGTTCGTCCTGCCGACGGCGTGGTGCTCGCCGGCGTTCGCCTGGATGATGGCGACCGGCATCCGCGACGAGGTCGGCGACCTCGACTCGGTCGCTGGCGTCACGGTGTCGCTGCTGGACCACATGCACGACGAGGAGATAACCACGGGCGTCAACGAGCGGCGGTCGTTCGAAGAGACGTTCCCGGACGCCGAATCCGGCGTCGCGGCGGTTCGGCGGAAGCTCGACGAGAAGGCGCGTCTCGCCCGCCAGCATCGCGCCGTCGAGGCCTTCCGCGACGCGGGGCTCCAGCCGGCACAGATAGTCGACCTGACTCTCGGTGACCTTGACTTCTCGGTGGCCGACGAGCACGTCGCCGTCACGGTTCAGGACGGTGCCCTCACCGTGACGGCTCCACGCGAACCGGTCGAGGACTATCTGGAGAAGGCCGGGACCATCGGTCTCGTGACCGACCCGGACGACCGCTGCTTCCGGGACCCCGACGGCGACCCCATCGCGGTCGACGAGTTCGACCTCGTCCAGCACCGGATGCGCGCCGCGGCGGTGAACGTCCGGGGGCAGGGGACCGTCTGCGAGGGACTGCACGAGTCCCGGAACAGGGCCCGGGCCGACGACTGA
- a CDS encoding NAD(P)-dependent alcohol dehydrogenase codes for MLAARLHEYTDDMTEALTVEDIERPSVEASDEVIVEVEGAGWCQTDNHIIEGMWADYVEQELPMTLGHENAGTVVETGPGVSVVEEGDSVICHPVMTCGTCRQCRLGEDMYCENVAFPGLTTDGGFAEYLRTNERAVIPLPKGVDTTDIAPHADAGITAYHAVKKAARELNPGDHAVVIGVGGLGHIGLQCLDAMSAATITAVDLKERALDLAADLGAHHGVNPTDEDVAGAIADLTDDAGAEQVLDFVGADVTTGYAPDIVAPGGDHHVVGYGGHIHEPAQSLVDGEFSYKGTLVGRYTELQELVALVDRGDVELRTSRYSLDDINTVAERLEHGEIEGRAVITP; via the coding sequence ATGTTAGCAGCGAGACTACACGAGTACACCGACGACATGACAGAAGCCCTCACTGTCGAGGACATCGAGCGACCGAGCGTGGAAGCGTCCGACGAGGTCATCGTCGAGGTCGAAGGGGCGGGGTGGTGCCAGACGGACAACCACATCATCGAGGGGATGTGGGCCGACTACGTCGAGCAGGAACTCCCGATGACGCTGGGGCACGAGAACGCCGGGACGGTCGTCGAGACCGGGCCGGGGGTCTCCGTCGTCGAGGAGGGCGACTCGGTCATCTGCCACCCGGTGATGACCTGTGGGACCTGTCGCCAGTGTCGACTCGGCGAGGACATGTACTGCGAGAACGTCGCGTTCCCGGGACTGACGACCGACGGCGGGTTCGCCGAGTACCTCCGCACGAACGAGCGAGCGGTCATCCCGCTCCCGAAGGGCGTCGACACGACGGACATCGCGCCGCACGCGGACGCGGGAATCACGGCCTACCACGCGGTCAAGAAGGCGGCCCGGGAGCTGAACCCGGGCGACCACGCCGTCGTCATCGGGGTCGGCGGGCTCGGCCACATCGGCCTCCAGTGTCTCGACGCGATGAGCGCGGCGACCATCACCGCCGTCGACCTCAAGGAGAGGGCACTCGACCTCGCAGCAGACCTGGGTGCCCACCACGGCGTCAACCCGACGGACGAGGACGTGGCCGGGGCAATCGCGGACCTCACCGACGACGCCGGGGCCGAGCAGGTACTCGACTTCGTCGGGGCCGACGTGACGACCGGCTACGCGCCGGACATCGTCGCACCCGGCGGCGACCACCACGTCGTCGGCTACGGCGGCCACATCCACGAGCCCGCGCAGTCCCTGGTCGACGGCGAGTTCAGCTACAAGGGGACCCTCGTCGGGCGCTACACGGAACTCCAGGAACTGGTCGCGCTGGTCGACCGCGGCGACGTCGAACTCCGGACCTCCCGGTACTCGCTCGACGACATCAACACCGTGGCCGAACGCCTCGAACACGGCGAGATAGAGGGTCGGGCCGTCATCACCCCGTAG
- a CDS encoding helix-turn-helix domain-containing protein, with the protein MAQASTGDNDETVELEFTVRDQDCFFVVLSARADCRMELEHLAHRSDGTLLEFITVEGATPDEVRDVVADLPAVKEAECILDSGDGCLFQFVLAGPCVAATLGDVQAYTREVWAEGGVGHVVADVPAHVSVRTVVETFEQRHSDVTLRSRHDRRHRLPVQSENGTRALFAQRLTEKQQEVLRVAYDRGYFDWPRGASAEECADELGISQPTFSQHIRAAQANMFATLFEEDEAALGR; encoded by the coding sequence ATGGCGCAAGCGAGCACAGGCGACAACGACGAGACGGTCGAACTGGAGTTCACCGTCCGCGACCAGGACTGCTTCTTCGTCGTCCTGTCGGCACGGGCGGACTGTCGGATGGAACTCGAACACCTCGCGCATCGGTCGGACGGCACCCTCCTCGAGTTCATCACGGTGGAGGGCGCGACGCCCGACGAGGTCCGCGACGTCGTGGCGGACCTGCCCGCGGTGAAGGAAGCAGAGTGTATCCTCGACTCCGGCGACGGGTGTCTCTTCCAGTTCGTGCTGGCGGGTCCCTGCGTCGCTGCCACTCTCGGTGACGTGCAGGCGTACACGCGGGAGGTCTGGGCGGAGGGGGGCGTCGGGCACGTGGTCGCCGACGTGCCCGCGCACGTTTCGGTCCGGACCGTGGTCGAGACCTTCGAACAGCGGCACTCGGACGTGACGCTCCGCTCGCGACACGACAGGCGGCATCGGCTCCCGGTCCAGAGCGAAAACGGTACCCGGGCGCTGTTCGCCCAGCGACTCACAGAGAAACAACAGGAGGTGCTCCGGGTCGCGTACGACCGCGGGTACTTCGACTGGCCGCGCGGAGCGTCGGCGGAGGAGTGCGCGGACGAACTCGGTATCTCACAGCCGACGTTCAGCCAGCACATCCGGGCCGCACAGGCCAACATGTTCGCCACGCTGTTCGAGGAGGACGAGGCCGCCCTCGGTCGGTAG
- a CDS encoding amidohydrolase family protein: MYTHNGEEIFVIDGHIHLWDASEENIVHEGGEQFIQCFYDYHTAFTPEEEQWDMETYRKYGQERMVEDLFRDGATDMGIFQPTYLTDFYDEGFNTTDQNAELAERYPERFVLNGSFDPRDGEEGMAHLERLHDDYDLQGVKVYTAEWRGDSKGWRLDSDDAFEFLERCAELGIENIHAHKGPTIRPLNRDAFDVADIDDAASSFPNLNFIVEHVGLPRLDDFCWIAAQEPNVYGGLAVAAPMAGTRPRKFGEIMGELLFWLGEDRIIYGSDYALWEPDWLIPTLLDAELTPDQRDEYGVELTTDVMKKVMGENVAELYDIDIEAKKEAFKTDELSQRFDLADQYDAAAD, encoded by the coding sequence ATGTACACACACAACGGAGAGGAGATATTCGTCATCGACGGGCACATCCACCTCTGGGACGCGAGCGAGGAGAATATCGTCCACGAGGGGGGCGAACAGTTCATCCAGTGCTTCTACGACTACCACACCGCGTTCACCCCGGAGGAAGAGCAGTGGGACATGGAGACCTACCGGAAGTACGGGCAGGAGCGAATGGTCGAGGACCTGTTCCGCGACGGCGCGACGGACATGGGTATCTTCCAGCCGACGTACCTCACGGACTTCTACGACGAGGGATTCAACACGACCGACCAGAACGCGGAACTCGCCGAGCGCTACCCCGAGCGCTTCGTGCTGAACGGGAGCTTCGACCCGCGCGACGGCGAGGAGGGGATGGCCCACCTCGAACGACTCCACGACGACTACGACCTGCAGGGCGTGAAGGTGTACACGGCCGAGTGGCGCGGCGATTCGAAGGGGTGGCGGCTCGATAGCGACGACGCCTTCGAGTTCCTTGAGCGGTGCGCGGAACTCGGCATCGAGAACATCCACGCGCACAAGGGACCGACCATCCGACCGCTGAACCGGGACGCCTTCGACGTCGCCGACATCGACGACGCGGCCTCGTCGTTCCCCAACCTGAACTTCATCGTCGAGCACGTGGGGCTGCCACGCCTCGACGACTTCTGCTGGATCGCCGCCCAGGAACCGAACGTCTACGGTGGCCTCGCGGTGGCCGCCCCGATGGCCGGCACGCGACCGCGGAAGTTCGGCGAGATAATGGGTGAACTCCTGTTCTGGCTGGGCGAGGATCGCATCATCTACGGGAGCGACTACGCGCTCTGGGAGCCCGACTGGCTCATCCCGACGCTGTTGGACGCGGAACTCACGCCCGACCAGCGCGACGAGTACGGCGTCGAGCTGACCACGGACGTGATGAAGAAGGTCATGGGCGAGAACGTCGCGGAGCTGTACGACATCGACATCGAGGCGAAGAAGGAGGCGTTCAAGACCGACGAACTCAGCCAGCGGTTCGACCTCGCCGACCAGTACGACGCGGCGGCGGACTGA
- a CDS encoding response regulator transcription factor: MGADGARVLVVDDEEAVADAYALRLAEWYETDVAYNGADALEVAEDFDVIVLDRRMPDMSGDEVLAELRERDAPCRVILVTAVDPVVDIVDLDFDDYLCKPVDSETLHAAIDLQLRLAEYDDDVRALLSLVATLDLLESKLSQLELDREETYVAACERRDDLAGTLTDAVDDLDDLVDAVESVDRA; this comes from the coding sequence ATGGGAGCCGATGGAGCACGCGTCCTCGTGGTCGACGACGAGGAGGCGGTGGCAGACGCGTACGCGTTGCGACTGGCAGAGTGGTACGAGACGGACGTGGCGTACAACGGCGCCGATGCCCTGGAGGTCGCGGAGGACTTCGACGTCATCGTTCTCGACCGCCGAATGCCCGACATGTCCGGCGACGAGGTCCTCGCCGAACTCCGGGAACGCGACGCCCCGTGTCGTGTCATCCTGGTGACCGCGGTGGACCCGGTCGTCGACATCGTGGACCTCGACTTCGACGACTACCTCTGCAAACCCGTCGATAGCGAGACGCTGCACGCTGCCATCGACCTGCAGCTTCGTCTCGCCGAGTACGACGACGACGTGCGAGCCCTGCTCTCGCTGGTCGCGACGCTCGACCTGCTGGAATCGAAACTCTCCCAGCTCGAACTGGACCGCGAGGAGACGTACGTCGCCGCCTGTGAGCGCCGTGACGACCTTGCCGGAACGCTCACCGACGCGGTCGACGACCTGGACGACCTGGTCGACGCCGTCGAATCTGTCGACCGGGCCTGA
- the mutS gene encoding DNA mismatch repair protein MutS — protein MTEATGIVGEFLSLKEETDADVLAMQCGDFYEFFADDAELVAAELDLKVSQKSSHGSSYPMAGVPLKDLTPYLKALVERGYRVAVADQHEENGDIYREIERVVTPGTLLETTRDDAQYLAAVVRDGDEYGLAFADVTTGRFLVTNADTVEAALTELYRFSPAEVLPGPGLRDDEAFCDRVRDRTDARISLHDADAFAPGKATHTAREHFGTETFESLGVTDLAVRAGGAVLDYVAETGTGVLASMTRVQPYHGGDHAELDATTQRNLELTETMHGDRSGSLFDTIDHTVTSPGGRLLKEWIQRPRQDLSVLDERQAAVAALASGALGREELRDVLDDAYDLERLASKTVSGSADAGDLLRIEETLGVLPALVEAIQASPALDASPLADIVDRPDREAAAGLREELGEALAEDPPKTVTQGGLFKQGYDDELDQLIERHEAVQEYFDTLADRVKRQYGLSHVTVDRNKTDGYYVQVGKSVADQVPEHFEHVKTLKNSKRFSTDELAEKERELLRLEEQRGDLEYELFEELRERVAREAELLQDVGRTVARIDALQSLATHAVTNDWTQPELVEDRTLDISQGRHPVVEQTVQFVPNDCRMDDDSTFTIVTGPNMSGKSTFMRQNALIVLLAQVGSFVPAKEATVGLVDGIFTRVGALDELAQGRSTFMVEMQELSNILHSATADSLVILDEVGRGTATYDGISIAWAATEYLHNEVRAKTLFATHYHELTALADHLDRVVNVHIAADERDGDVTFLRTVREGPTDRSYGIHVADLAGVPGPVVDRARDVLDRLRQEKAIEAKGGSSGASGSQQVVFDLGSGSMTTADGGTAQDSAEDEPELDPETEAVLSELADLDIAQTSPIELMGRVEQWQQQLNRE, from the coding sequence ATGACAGAGGCGACGGGTATCGTCGGCGAGTTCCTCTCCCTCAAGGAGGAGACCGACGCCGACGTGCTGGCGATGCAGTGCGGTGACTTCTACGAGTTCTTCGCCGACGACGCCGAGCTCGTCGCGGCCGAACTCGACCTGAAGGTGAGCCAGAAGTCGAGCCACGGCTCCTCGTACCCGATGGCCGGCGTCCCGCTGAAGGACCTCACACCGTACCTCAAGGCGCTCGTCGAGCGCGGCTACCGGGTCGCCGTCGCCGACCAGCACGAGGAGAACGGCGACATCTACCGCGAGATAGAGCGCGTCGTGACGCCCGGCACGCTGCTGGAGACGACCCGAGACGACGCCCAGTACCTCGCCGCGGTCGTCCGCGACGGCGACGAGTACGGCCTCGCGTTCGCCGACGTGACGACGGGGCGATTCCTCGTGACGAACGCGGACACGGTCGAAGCGGCGCTCACAGAGCTGTACAGGTTCTCGCCCGCGGAGGTCCTGCCCGGGCCGGGCCTCCGGGACGACGAGGCGTTCTGTGACCGCGTGCGCGACCGGACCGACGCCCGAATCTCCCTGCACGACGCCGACGCGTTCGCGCCGGGGAAGGCGACCCACACCGCCCGCGAGCACTTCGGCACGGAGACGTTCGAGAGCCTCGGCGTGACCGACCTCGCCGTCAGAGCCGGCGGTGCCGTCCTCGACTACGTCGCCGAGACCGGCACCGGCGTCCTGGCCTCGATGACGCGCGTCCAGCCCTACCACGGCGGCGACCACGCCGAACTCGACGCGACGACCCAGCGCAACCTCGAACTCACCGAGACGATGCACGGCGACCGAAGTGGGAGCCTGTTCGACACCATCGACCACACGGTGACGAGCCCCGGCGGTCGGCTCCTCAAGGAGTGGATCCAGCGCCCCCGACAGGACCTCTCGGTCCTCGACGAGCGACAGGCAGCCGTCGCCGCCCTCGCGTCGGGCGCACTCGGCCGCGAGGAGTTACGCGACGTGCTCGACGACGCCTACGACCTCGAACGGCTCGCGTCGAAGACCGTGAGTGGCAGCGCCGACGCGGGGGACCTGCTCCGAATCGAGGAGACGCTCGGCGTCTTGCCCGCCCTCGTCGAGGCCATCCAGGCGTCGCCAGCCCTCGACGCCTCGCCACTGGCCGACATCGTCGACCGTCCGGACCGCGAGGCCGCGGCCGGACTCCGGGAAGAACTCGGCGAGGCACTCGCCGAAGACCCGCCGAAGACGGTCACCCAGGGTGGGCTGTTCAAACAGGGCTACGACGACGAGCTGGACCAGCTCATCGAGCGCCACGAGGCCGTCCAGGAGTACTTCGACACGCTCGCCGACCGCGTCAAGCGCCAGTACGGCCTGAGCCACGTCACGGTCGACCGGAACAAGACCGACGGCTACTACGTGCAGGTCGGCAAGTCGGTCGCCGACCAGGTGCCCGAGCACTTCGAGCACGTGAAGACGCTGAAGAACTCGAAGCGGTTCTCGACCGACGAGCTGGCGGAGAAAGAGCGCGAGCTCCTGCGGCTGGAGGAACAGCGCGGCGACCTCGAGTACGAGCTGTTCGAGGAACTGCGCGAGCGCGTCGCTCGAGAGGCAGAACTCCTGCAGGACGTCGGGAGAACGGTCGCCAGAATCGACGCGCTCCAGAGCCTCGCGACCCACGCCGTCACCAACGACTGGACCCAGCCAGAGCTGGTCGAGGACCGGACGCTCGACATCTCGCAGGGGCGACACCCGGTGGTCGAACAGACCGTCCAGTTCGTCCCGAACGACTGCCGGATGGACGACGACAGCACGTTCACCATCGTGACGGGCCCGAACATGAGCGGGAAGTCGACGTTCATGCGCCAGAACGCGCTCATCGTCCTGCTCGCGCAGGTCGGGAGCTTCGTCCCGGCGAAGGAGGCGACCGTGGGACTGGTGGACGGCATCTTCACGCGGGTCGGCGCGCTCGACGAGCTCGCACAGGGGCGTTCGACGTTCATGGTCGAGATGCAGGAACTTTCGAACATCCTCCACTCCGCGACCGCGGACTCGCTGGTCATCCTCGACGAAGTTGGAAGAGGGACCGCGACCTACGATGGCATCTCCATCGCCTGGGCCGCCACCGAGTACCTGCACAACGAGGTCCGGGCCAAGACGCTATTCGCGACCCACTACCACGAGTTGACCGCGCTGGCGGACCACCTTGACAGGGTCGTCAACGTCCACATCGCGGCCGACGAGCGAGACGGCGACGTGACGTTCCTCCGGACGGTCCGTGAGGGGCCGACCGACCGCTCGTACGGGATCCACGTCGCGGACCTGGCGGGGGTTCCGGGGCCGGTCGTCGACCGGGCACGCGACGTGCTGGACCGGCTGCGACAGGAGAAGGCCATCGAGGCGAAAGGCGGGTCCTCCGGCGCTTCCGGCAGCCAGCAGGTCGTCTTCGACCTCGGGAGCGGCAGCATGACCACTGCCGACGGTGGGACCGCGCAGGACTCGGCCGAGGACGAACCCGAGCTCGACCCGGAGACGGAGGCGGTGCTGTCCGAGTTGGCCGACCTCGACATCGCCCAGACCTCCCCAATCGAGTTGATGGGGCGTGTCGAGCAGTGGCAGCAGCAGCTGAACCGGGAGTAG